One region of Candidatus Peribacteraceae bacterium genomic DNA includes:
- a CDS encoding pseudouridine synthase: protein MLERLQKILSARGIASRRKAEEYILQGLVLVNGKPAILGQKADPAVDRIEVKGEVMEARKEMLYYVMHKPRGIVTSNIEKSPGKKHAGGNAAGSPTVRELLPLNLQGKVFPVGRLDKDSTGLLLLTNDGVLAYRLTHPKFDHEKEYEVETEEEITNGQLQKMREGLMILGEKTKPATVERTGKRNFRIALTEGKNRQIRRMCEKVGCTVKNLQRIRIMTLRDPLLKEGKIRLLTSQEKAQLLASVGL, encoded by the coding sequence ATGCTCGAACGTCTTCAGAAAATCCTTTCAGCCAGAGGTATCGCTTCCCGCCGCAAGGCCGAGGAGTACATCCTGCAGGGGCTGGTACTGGTGAACGGCAAGCCGGCGATCCTTGGCCAGAAGGCGGATCCCGCAGTAGACCGTATCGAGGTGAAGGGCGAAGTGATGGAGGCGCGCAAGGAGATGTTGTACTACGTGATGCACAAGCCCCGGGGGATTGTGACGAGCAATATTGAGAAATCACCGGGCAAGAAACATGCGGGAGGGAACGCTGCGGGATCCCCCACCGTGCGCGAGCTTCTCCCCCTGAATTTGCAGGGGAAGGTTTTCCCCGTCGGCCGCTTGGATAAGGATTCCACCGGGCTCCTCCTCCTCACGAACGACGGGGTCCTCGCCTACCGTCTCACGCATCCCAAGTTCGATCACGAGAAGGAGTATGAGGTGGAGACGGAGGAGGAAATCACCAACGGGCAGCTGCAGAAGATGCGCGAAGGCCTGATGATCCTGGGGGAAAAGACCAAGCCGGCGACGGTGGAGCGGACGGGGAAACGGAATTTCAGAATAGCCCTGACGGAAGGCAAAAACAGGCAGATCAGGCGCATGTGTGAGAAAGTGGGGTGTACGGTGAAGAATCTGCAGCGTATCCGCATCATGACACTCCGGGATCCGCTCTTGAAGGAAGGGAAGATCCGCTTGCTCACGTCGCAAGAGAAGGCTCAACTTTTGGCTTCGGTTGGGCTATAA
- a CDS encoding sensor histidine kinase: MPRPASRSAEYAKAAWLRLRWGLPFAAALLPIIFLSIYSLQIASRSVRDLVESANRAAASNVSQLLTQDFIRTVNLADAIASVPGTVEAVQVQDDMAMRTRLKAVVLAYPQIDRAFVTDRNGILWADYPQAPGVFGKSQTQTDWYRGLSAQWKPYISRVYLQSFDSKAPVVAIAAPVLDETGGVAGALVVEYRTDLVQRWLQGIRLGMQGYVYVLDQEGVVVAHPDLPEGEFLQEGYAGVEALQAARSGSTLFTQEYRDPISWETMMATFQPLAVGGSRWTVVAQQPKEEAFAPLNRVKWSISLAGVILTLFTLGMVLALARSSRRITLLNAELAAKNITLRDITSFVTHQLRAPVTSMSWMLESMLDGDYGALGDELRKGLQELKDIAFQNGVLINDILNVSRLDRGVLEVRAVTVPLAAVADRALRDYLLPIERSGLKLVREGEKEEILVLADKEKMAEAVANSISNALKHTKSGSITLRLRKDGQYGYIDVADTGEGVPPERLPHLFTRAGVKGTNTASTESTGLGLFIARSFMRLQKGEITVESLVGKGTKFTYSIPLSRYQAAPPQAENSGIA, encoded by the coding sequence ATGCCGCGCCCAGCGTCACGTTCGGCGGAGTATGCGAAAGCCGCATGGCTGCGCCTGCGGTGGGGCTTGCCCTTCGCGGCGGCGCTGCTTCCCATCATTTTCCTCAGCATCTACTCGTTGCAGATTGCTTCGCGTTCGGTGAGGGATCTGGTGGAGAGCGCCAACCGTGCCGCGGCTTCCAACGTCTCGCAGCTCCTCACGCAGGACTTCATACGGACGGTGAACTTGGCCGATGCCATCGCTTCCGTTCCGGGGACGGTGGAGGCCGTGCAGGTGCAGGATGACATGGCCATGCGCACTCGCCTCAAGGCCGTAGTGCTCGCATACCCCCAAATCGACCGCGCGTTCGTCACGGACCGCAACGGCATCCTATGGGCGGATTATCCCCAGGCGCCCGGCGTGTTTGGCAAGAGCCAAACCCAAACGGACTGGTACCGCGGGCTCTCCGCCCAATGGAAGCCGTACATCTCCCGCGTGTACCTGCAGTCCTTCGATTCCAAGGCTCCCGTTGTTGCCATTGCCGCGCCGGTTTTGGACGAGACGGGGGGCGTGGCGGGTGCACTGGTGGTGGAGTACCGCACCGACCTAGTGCAGCGCTGGCTGCAGGGCATCCGCCTGGGGATGCAGGGGTACGTGTATGTTCTGGACCAGGAGGGGGTGGTTGTCGCCCATCCCGATTTGCCGGAAGGGGAATTCCTCCAGGAAGGGTATGCGGGGGTGGAAGCCCTCCAAGCTGCCCGCAGCGGTTCCACGCTGTTCACCCAAGAGTACCGGGATCCCATCAGTTGGGAGACGATGATGGCAACCTTCCAACCGTTGGCCGTGGGAGGAAGCCGGTGGACCGTGGTCGCGCAGCAGCCCAAGGAGGAGGCCTTCGCCCCGCTCAACCGCGTGAAGTGGAGCATCAGCCTGGCGGGGGTCATTCTCACGCTCTTCACGCTCGGCATGGTGCTGGCGCTGGCGCGTTCCAGTCGCCGCATCACCCTGCTCAATGCGGAACTCGCCGCCAAGAACATCACGCTCAGGGATATCACGTCCTTCGTCACCCACCAGCTGCGCGCCCCCGTGACATCCATGTCCTGGATGCTGGAGAGCATGCTGGACGGGGACTACGGCGCCCTGGGGGACGAACTGCGCAAAGGCCTGCAGGAACTCAAGGATATCGCTTTCCAGAACGGCGTCCTCATCAACGATATCCTCAACGTCTCCCGCCTGGACCGCGGCGTGCTGGAAGTGCGCGCAGTAACGGTCCCGCTCGCCGCCGTCGCCGATCGCGCGCTGCGGGATTACCTGCTCCCCATCGAGCGGTCGGGATTGAAGCTGGTGAGGGAAGGGGAGAAGGAAGAAATCCTGGTGCTGGCGGACAAGGAGAAGATGGCGGAGGCCGTGGCCAACAGCATCAGCAACGCGCTGAAGCATACGAAGAGCGGCAGCATCACCCTGCGGTTGCGGAAGGACGGGCAGTACGGGTACATCGACGTGGCGGATACGGGCGAAGGCGTGCCGCCCGAGCGTCTGCCGCACCTCTTCACCCGCGCCGGCGTCAAAGGGACCAACACGGCATCCACGGAGAGCACGGGGCTGGGCCTCTTCATCGCGCGGTCCTTCATGCGGTTGCAGAAAGGGGAAATCACCGTGGAGTCCCTGGTGGGGAAGGGAACCAAGTTCACGTACAGCATCCCCCTCTCCCGATACCAAGCAGCCCCTCCCCAAGCGGAAAACAGTGGAATTGCCTAA
- a CDS encoding MBL fold metallo-hydrolase, translated as MKFIPHGAAQEVTGSCHELQANGKRILLDCGLFQGHRRETVEKNATFGFDVRTIDAVLITHAHMDHVGRVPLLYKRGYRGPVIGTFATKDLAAVMLKDGGYIQEKDEEFFRKKLSKSMLPSEGPLYTQEDAMECMRIFQGRNYGEWFEVTEGVRAQFLDAGHIIGAAMIVLEITENGKVTRLGFTGDLGRSALPILRDPSPMPAVDILICESTYGGRKHEDVAHARAHLESVITKTAKRGGKVIIPAFSLERTQEIVYDLHILWDEKRIPAVPIIIDSPLTSAVTEVFMKHPECYDKDMFEKFLGKQHNPFQFSLVRYTESMEESKALNGTPGPMVIMAASGMCEAGRIRHHLRNEIEDPRNTILAVGYMAENTLGKRLIDPSIGSVKIFDEMYAKKAEVVSIDVYSGHADMADLDAFVASILGLKQVILVHGERGEMEMFAERLRQKGLPITMPARGEAVELGALPAEAKQ; from the coding sequence ATGAAATTCATTCCCCATGGCGCGGCTCAGGAAGTCACCGGTTCTTGTCATGAGCTGCAAGCCAACGGGAAGAGGATCCTCTTGGATTGCGGCCTCTTCCAAGGCCACCGCAGGGAAACAGTGGAGAAGAACGCCACGTTCGGTTTTGACGTGCGCACGATTGACGCAGTCCTCATCACGCATGCACACATGGACCACGTGGGGCGCGTGCCCTTACTCTATAAGAGGGGGTACCGCGGCCCCGTGATCGGCACGTTCGCCACCAAGGACCTGGCTGCGGTGATGCTGAAAGACGGCGGATACATCCAGGAGAAGGATGAGGAGTTCTTCCGCAAGAAGCTGAGCAAATCCATGCTTCCTTCCGAGGGGCCCCTCTACACGCAGGAAGACGCCATGGAGTGCATGCGCATCTTCCAGGGCAGGAACTACGGCGAATGGTTCGAGGTGACGGAGGGCGTGCGCGCGCAGTTTCTGGACGCCGGCCACATTATCGGCGCGGCCATGATCGTGCTGGAAATCACCGAAAACGGAAAGGTGACACGCCTGGGATTCACCGGGGACCTGGGCCGCAGCGCCCTCCCCATCCTCCGCGACCCCTCTCCCATGCCGGCAGTGGATATCCTCATCTGCGAGAGCACGTACGGGGGCCGCAAACACGAAGATGTGGCTCACGCAAGGGCTCATCTCGAATCCGTCATCACGAAGACCGCGAAGCGCGGCGGCAAAGTGATCATCCCGGCCTTCTCTCTGGAACGTACGCAGGAGATCGTCTACGACCTCCACATTCTGTGGGATGAGAAGAGGATACCGGCCGTGCCCATCATCATCGATTCCCCCCTCACATCCGCCGTCACGGAGGTCTTTATGAAGCACCCCGAGTGCTACGACAAGGACATGTTCGAGAAGTTCCTGGGCAAGCAGCACAATCCCTTCCAGTTCTCGCTCGTGCGGTACACGGAGAGCATGGAAGAGAGCAAGGCGCTCAACGGCACCCCCGGCCCCATGGTCATCATGGCGGCATCGGGCATGTGCGAGGCGGGGCGGATCCGCCACCATCTCCGCAATGAGATCGAGGATCCCCGCAACACCATTCTCGCCGTGGGGTACATGGCGGAGAACACCCTGGGCAAGCGCCTCATAGACCCCTCCATCGGTTCTGTGAAGATCTTCGACGAGATGTATGCCAAGAAGGCCGAAGTGGTCTCCATCGACGTCTACTCCGGCCACGCGGACATGGCGGATTTGGATGCCTTCGTCGCTTCCATTCTCGGTCTCAAGCAGGTGATCCTCGTCCACGGGGAACGCGGAGAGATGGAAATGTTTGCCGAACGCCTGCGGCAGAAGGGGCTCCCCATCACCATGCCCGCACGGGGGGAGGCGGTGGAGCTCGGCGCTCTCCCCGCAGAGGCCAAGCAGTGA
- a CDS encoding S-layer homology domain-containing protein, translating into MRLRSVSTVILLSAAFVPLAWATFDELGELKRELVSWQMTHAADLSDLVETLDDMSGPSFTDVQESDWYSSYVASVSAWGIVTGYRDKGGELTGKFGPAEKVTVAEALKMSLEAAQVDEKTCGAAPPSLPAASQHWASAYVSCGEQKDMRLFGEKALNLNRTAKRAEVLSILHDAFGDEIPPYVSRFRDTRGHPLEADVAYATYLGVVSGDRTAQGVDLDTFRPNAPINRAEVAKIIYMRLREDAKRQMSSAN; encoded by the coding sequence ATGCGTCTCCGGTCCGTCTCCACCGTCATCCTTCTCTCCGCCGCTTTCGTCCCTCTTGCGTGGGCGACATTCGACGAGCTGGGTGAGCTCAAGCGGGAGCTCGTGAGCTGGCAGATGACGCACGCCGCGGATTTGAGCGACCTCGTGGAGACGCTGGACGACATGTCCGGCCCTTCCTTCACCGATGTGCAGGAGAGCGATTGGTACAGCTCGTACGTGGCTTCCGTGAGCGCGTGGGGGATCGTGACGGGGTACAGGGACAAGGGCGGCGAGCTCACGGGCAAGTTCGGGCCGGCGGAGAAGGTGACGGTGGCGGAAGCGCTCAAAATGTCGCTCGAGGCCGCGCAGGTCGATGAGAAGACGTGCGGCGCGGCGCCCCCCTCCCTCCCCGCCGCTTCCCAGCACTGGGCGTCGGCGTACGTCTCCTGCGGCGAGCAGAAAGACATGCGCCTCTTCGGGGAGAAGGCGCTCAACCTCAATCGCACCGCCAAGCGCGCCGAGGTGCTCTCCATCCTCCACGACGCATTCGGGGACGAGATCCCTCCGTACGTTTCCCGTTTCCGCGACACACGCGGCCATCCGCTGGAGGCCGATGTTGCCTACGCCACGTACCTGGGCGTGGTGAGCGGGGACCGCACGGCGCAGGGCGTGGATTTGGATACATTCCGTCCCAACGCGCCCATCAACCGCGCGGAGGTGGCCAAGATCATCTACATGCGCCTGCGGGAAGATGCCAAGAGGCAGATGTCGAGCGCAAATTGA
- the ssb gene encoding single-stranded DNA-binding protein codes for MFNVNRVTLLGNATRDPEVHATKAGREISVIGLATSHVWKDAKGERKSEPEYHRLVCFGTLGALAQKRIRKGAPLYAEGRLHTSRWENPQGESMSRTEIVVDRLVLLSAKKGGKIESAEAPVEVEAA; via the coding sequence ATGTTCAACGTGAACAGGGTCACGCTGCTCGGGAACGCCACGCGCGATCCCGAGGTCCACGCCACCAAGGCCGGGCGGGAGATCAGTGTTATCGGCCTCGCTACCAGCCACGTGTGGAAGGACGCCAAGGGCGAACGCAAGAGCGAGCCCGAGTACCACCGCCTGGTCTGCTTCGGCACGCTGGGCGCGCTTGCCCAGAAGCGTATCCGCAAGGGGGCGCCGCTCTATGCGGAGGGCCGCCTCCACACCAGCCGTTGGGAGAACCCCCAGGGCGAGTCCATGAGCCGCACGGAAATCGTGGTGGACCGCCTGGTTCTCCTTTCCGCCAAGAAGGGCGGAAAGATCGAATCCGCAGAGGCCCCGGTGGAGGTGGAAGCCGCTTGA